A stretch of the Bacillus anthracis str. Vollum genome encodes the following:
- the eno gene encoding phosphopyruvate hydratase codes for MSTIIDVYAREVLDSRGNPTVEVEVYTESGAFGRAIVPSGASTGEHEAVELRDGDKSRYLGKGVMNAVNNVNEAIAPEIVGFDVTDQAGIDRAMIELDGTPNKGKLGANAILGVSMAVAHAAADFVGLPLYRYLGGFNAKQLPTPMMNIINGGSHADNNVDFQEFMILPVGAPTFKESIRMGAEVFHALKAVLHDKGLNTAVGDEGGFAPNLGSNREALEVIIEAIEKAGYKAGENVFLGMDVASSEFYNKETGKYDLAGEGRTGLTSAEMVDFYEELCKDFPIISIEDGLDENDWDGHKLLTERIGDKVQLVGDDLFVTNTQKLAEGIEKGISNSILIKVNQIGTLTETFEAIEMAKRAGYTAVVSHRSGETEDATIADIAVATNAGQIKTGSMSRTDRIAKYNQLLRIEDELGEIAVYDGIKSFYNIKR; via the coding sequence ATGTCAACAATTATTGATGTTTATGCTCGCGAAGTCCTTGACTCTCGTGGTAACCCAACTGTAGAAGTAGAAGTTTACACAGAAAGCGGCGCTTTCGGACGCGCTATCGTACCAAGTGGTGCATCTACTGGTGAGCACGAAGCAGTAGAATTACGTGACGGTGACAAATCTCGTTACCTTGGTAAAGGTGTTATGAACGCAGTAAACAACGTTAATGAAGCAATCGCTCCAGAAATCGTTGGTTTCGACGTAACTGACCAAGCTGGTATCGACCGTGCTATGATCGAATTAGATGGCACTCCAAACAAAGGTAAACTAGGCGCTAACGCTATCCTTGGTGTATCTATGGCAGTAGCTCACGCAGCAGCTGACTTCGTAGGTCTTCCATTATACCGTTACCTTGGTGGATTCAATGCAAAACAATTACCAACTCCAATGATGAACATCATCAACGGTGGTTCTCACGCTGATAACAACGTTGACTTCCAAGAGTTCATGATCTTACCAGTTGGTGCTCCAACATTCAAAGAATCAATCCGTATGGGTGCTGAAGTATTCCATGCACTTAAAGCTGTATTACATGACAAAGGTCTTAACACTGCAGTAGGTGACGAAGGTGGATTCGCTCCAAACCTTGGTTCTAACCGTGAAGCATTAGAAGTAATCATCGAAGCTATCGAAAAAGCTGGTTACAAAGCTGGCGAGAACGTATTCTTAGGAATGGACGTTGCTTCTTCTGAGTTCTACAACAAAGAAACTGGTAAATATGACCTTGCAGGTGAAGGCCGTACTGGCTTAACTTCTGCAGAAATGGTTGATTTCTACGAAGAGCTTTGCAAAGACTTCCCAATCATCTCTATCGAAGATGGTTTAGACGAAAACGACTGGGATGGTCACAAATTATTAACTGAGCGTATCGGTGATAAAGTACAATTAGTTGGTGACGATTTATTCGTAACTAACACTCAAAAACTTGCTGAAGGTATCGAAAAAGGTATCTCTAACTCAATCTTAATTAAAGTTAACCAAATCGGTACTTTAACTGAGACTTTCGAAGCTATCGAAATGGCTAAACGTGCTGGTTACACAGCAGTTGTATCTCACCGTTCTGGTGAAACTGAAGATGCTACAATTGCTGACATCGCAGTTGCAACTAACGCTGGCCAAATCAAAACTGGTTCTATGAGCCGTACTGACCGTATTGCTAAGTACAACCAATTATTACGCATCGAAGACGAACTAGGCGAAATCGCTGTTTACGATGGTATCAAATCTTTTTATAACATCAAACGATAA
- the gpmI gene encoding 2,3-bisphosphoglycerate-independent phosphoglycerate mutase, translating into MRKPTALIILDGFGLREETYGNAVAQAKKPNFDGYWNKFPHTTLTACGEAVGLPEGQMGNSEVGHLNIGAGRIVYQSLTRVNVAIREGEFDKNETFQSAIKSVKEKGTALHLFGLLSDGGVHSHMNHMFALLRLAAKEGVEKVYIHAFLDGRDVGPKTAQSYIDATNEVIKETGVGQFATISGRYYSMDRDKRWDRVEKCYRAMVNGEGPTYKSAEECVEDSYANGIYDEFVLPSVIVNEDNTPVATINDDDAVIFYNFRPDRAIQIARVFTNGDFREFDRGEKVPHIPEFVCMTHFSETVDGYVAFKPMNLDNTLGEVVAQAGLKQLRIAETEKYPHVTFFFSGGREAEFPGEERILINSPKVATYDLKPEMSIYEVTDALVNEIENDKHDVIILNFANCDMVGHSGMMEPTIKAVEATDECLGKVVEAILAKDGVALITADHGNADEELTSEGEPMTAHTTNPVPFIVTKNDVELREDGILGDIAPTMLTLLGVEQPKEMTGKTIIK; encoded by the coding sequence ATGAGAAAGCCAACAGCTTTAATCATTCTTGACGGTTTCGGACTTCGTGAAGAAACTTACGGGAATGCTGTAGCACAAGCTAAGAAACCTAATTTTGATGGTTACTGGAACAAATTCCCTCACACAACGCTTACAGCTTGTGGCGAGGCAGTAGGTCTTCCAGAAGGTCAAATGGGCAACTCTGAGGTTGGTCACTTAAATATCGGTGCTGGCCGCATTGTATATCAAAGCTTAACACGCGTAAACGTTGCAATTCGTGAAGGTGAGTTCGATAAGAACGAAACGTTCCAAAGTGCAATTAAAAGCGTAAAAGAAAAAGGTACTGCACTTCATTTATTCGGTTTACTTTCTGACGGTGGTGTGCACAGTCACATGAACCACATGTTTGCTCTTCTTCGCTTAGCAGCTAAAGAAGGCGTTGAGAAAGTATACATTCATGCATTCTTAGATGGCCGCGATGTTGGACCAAAAACAGCACAAAGCTATATCGATGCAACAAATGAAGTAATAAAAGAAACAGGAGTAGGACAATTCGCGACTATCTCTGGTCGTTATTACTCCATGGACCGTGACAAGCGTTGGGATCGCGTAGAAAAATGTTACCGTGCTATGGTGAATGGTGAAGGCCCTACTTATAAATCAGCAGAAGAGTGTGTAGAAGACTCTTATGCAAATGGTATCTACGATGAATTCGTATTGCCGTCTGTAATTGTTAACGAAGATAACACGCCAGTTGCAACAATCAATGATGATGATGCAGTTATCTTCTATAACTTCCGTCCAGACCGTGCAATTCAAATTGCTCGTGTATTTACAAACGGAGACTTCCGTGAGTTTGATCGTGGTGAAAAAGTACCTCACATTCCAGAATTCGTATGTATGACACACTTTAGTGAAACAGTGGATGGTTACGTGGCATTCAAGCCAATGAACCTTGATAACACTTTAGGTGAAGTTGTTGCGCAAGCGGGATTAAAGCAACTTCGCATCGCGGAAACTGAAAAATATCCGCACGTTACATTCTTCTTTAGCGGTGGTCGTGAGGCTGAATTCCCAGGAGAAGAGCGTATCTTAATTAACTCACCGAAGGTTGCAACGTATGACTTGAAACCTGAAATGAGCATTTACGAAGTAACGGACGCTTTAGTAAATGAAATCGAAAATGATAAACATGATGTTATCATTCTTAACTTTGCGAACTGTGATATGGTTGGCCATTCTGGGATGATGGAACCAACAATTAAAGCAGTAGAAGCAACTGACGAATGTTTAGGAAAAGTTGTAGAAGCGATTCTTGCAAAAGATGGTGTAGCACTTATTACTGCTGACCATGGTAATGCTGATGAAGAATTAACTTCTGAAGGAGAACCAATGACAGCTCATACAACTAACCCGGTTCCTTTCATCGTTACTAAGAACGACGTAGAATTACGTGAAGATGGTATCTTAGGTGATATCGCTCCAACAATGCTTACACTTCTTGGTGTTGAGCAACCGAAAGAAATGACAGGTAAAACAATTATTAAATAA